In a single window of the Labrus mixtus chromosome 20, fLabMix1.1, whole genome shotgun sequence genome:
- the samd14 gene encoding sterile alpha motif domain-containing protein 14 isoform X1, with protein MSAGLEDTDNVFDLNEAIPETELLDNSIQKGRAQLSVKARRHRPSRSRYRDSVSSTEGDDSLERKDSPLHSARSPLQLAIRGNSPSPDSLLSVRSPAFSFDTSLGRRSPEDERESLAGPPRGRYHQLTNATSQEALVTPSSSPSRSCPSPDCSRVYMRRSRRPDSEVLVSDSSRDTSPADSGSPTVVFDKKTKRRFLDLGVTLRRSYIRVRKDKSNRLSVGSREPSESPSRSSGSFVPFSWFTEGRGSLSSSGTPPCSPKTTPLSSPRPRKSHSQESALSEEFSPPQTSSSTSPPVDSSSRSSHPYHTLSQSSDEPLDEPSCPVSLWTTQQVCQWLKGHNMEQYVPEFSAKDIDGRELLQLDGAKLKGLGVLSSTDRSALKRRIKEILSAVDKERKALDKMEKQKEKQRRKDQEQHRI; from the exons ATGTCTGCCGGCCTGGAAGATACAGACAATGTGTTTG ACCTGAACGAGGCAATCCCAGAGACCGAGCTGCTGGATAACAGCATTCAGAAAGGCCGAGCCCAGCTGTCCGTCAAAGCCCGGAGACATCGCCCTTCCCGGTCCCGTTACCGTGACAGCGTGAGCTCAACGGAGGGGGACGACAGCCTCGAGAGAAAG GACAGCCCGTTACACTCTGCCCGTTCACCTCTCCAGCTAGCCATACGAGGCAACTCCCCCTCTCCTGATTCGCTGCTTTCCGTTCGAAGCCCCGCCTTCTCCTTTGACACATCACTG GGGCGTCGCTCTCCAGAGGATGAAAGAGAGTCATTGGCTGGTCCTCCACGGGGGCGGTACCACCAGCTGACCAATGCCACATCTCAGGAGGCTCTGGTGACCCCCAGCAGCTCGCCCTCCAGGTCCTGCCCCTCCCCCGACTGCTCTCGCGTGTACatgaggagaagcaggaggCCCGACAGCGAAG tgttggtTTCTGATTCAAGTCGGGATACTAGTCCAGCTGATTCGGGCAGTCCGACGGTCGTCTttgacaagaaaacaaagagacgcTTTTTAGACCTGGG GGTGACTCTCAGGCGTTCATATATTAGGGTGAGGAAAGACAAATCCAACAGGCTCTCTGTGGGAAGCAG AGAGCCGTCCGAGAGTCCATCTCGTTCGTCAGGATCCTTTGTACCGTTCTCCTGGTTCACTGAAGGACGGGGGTCACTATCCTCCTCTGGGACTCCCCCGTGCTCCCCGAAAACCACCCCGCTGAGCTCCCCGAGACCCCGCAAGTCTCACTCTCAG GAGTCGGCTCTCAGTGAGGAATTTTCTCCTCCTCAAacatcctcctccacctctcctcctgttGACTCTTCTTCCAGATCCTCCCATCCATACCACACCCTGTCCCAGTCATCTGatgag CCCTTGGATGAGCCGTCCTGTCCGGTGTCTTTGTGGACAACTCAGCAGGTCTGTCAGTGGTTGAAAGGACATAACATGGAGCAATACGTCCCAGAATTCAGTGCAAAAGACATCGACGGTCGGGAGCTGCTGCAGTTGGACGGGGCCAAGCTGAAG GGTCTGGGCGTGCTCAGTTCAACTGATCGCAGTGCTCTAAAGCGCCGCATCAAAGAAATTCTAAGTGCAGTTGACAAGGAAAGAAAAGCTCTGGACAAgatggagaaacagaaagaaaaacagcgaAGGAAAGACCAGGAACAGCACAGGATCTGA
- the LOC132954621 gene encoding uncharacterized protein LOC132954621: MNTFIVIAVLHHFLCAVLVQSAPISSPSDLPPAFREAAERAKTLVDKILGDIPTVHTATVNAEGLTLDPSTQMANLQMMMTTLGIPVAPVLKPLSERFTLEISVNRMSAGTQLYQGLLGVLSNKLSGLSDLKADLRDLLTHINKMKEVAQLGGSGADDQNHSPDVAFSPHGDYDVQVAVHLTLTQLRSFCHDLIRSLRAVASYRPRATGAR, encoded by the exons ATGAACACCTTCATAG ttATTGCCGTTCTGCACCACTTCCTGTGTGCAGTTTTGGTTCAGTCAGCTCCTATCAGTTCGCCATCTGACCTGCCGCCAGCATTCAGAGAAGCAGCCGAGCGAGCGAAAACGCTGGTGGACAAAATACTCGGTGACATCCCAACCGTGCACACAGCTACTGTTAACGCTGAG ggTTTGACCCTTGACCCCTCCACCCAGATGGCAAACCTGCAGATGATGATGACAACACTGGGCATCCCCGTCGCACCCGTCCTCAAACCGCTGTCTGAGCGTTTCACACTG GAGATCAGTGTAAACCGCATGTCAGCGGGCACCCAACTGTACCAGGGGCTGCTGGGAGTTTTGTCTAACAAACTGAGCGGACTGAGCGACCTGAAAGCCGACCTCAGGGACCTGCTGACACACATCAACAAG ATGAAGGAGGTGGCTCAGCTTGGCGGCAGTGGCGCGGATGATCAGAACCACAGTCCAGACGTGGCCTTTAGTCCCCATGGTGACTATGATGTCCAGGTGGCAGTCCACCTTACATTGACACAACTTCGTTCCTTCTGTCATGATCTGATCCGAAGCCTGAGAGCTGTTGCCTCTTATAGGCCACGAGCAACAGGAGCACGCTAA
- the samd14 gene encoding sterile alpha motif domain-containing protein 14 isoform X2, with product MSAGLEDTDNVFDLNEAIPETELLDNSIQKGRAQLSVKARRHRPSRSRYRDSVSSTEGDDSLERKGRRSPEDERESLAGPPRGRYHQLTNATSQEALVTPSSSPSRSCPSPDCSRVYMRRSRRPDSEVLVSDSSRDTSPADSGSPTVVFDKKTKRRFLDLGVTLRRSYIRVRKDKSNRLSVGSREPSESPSRSSGSFVPFSWFTEGRGSLSSSGTPPCSPKTTPLSSPRPRKSHSQESALSEEFSPPQTSSSTSPPVDSSSRSSHPYHTLSQSSDEPLDEPSCPVSLWTTQQVCQWLKGHNMEQYVPEFSAKDIDGRELLQLDGAKLKGLGVLSSTDRSALKRRIKEILSAVDKERKALDKMEKQKEKQRRKDQEQHRI from the exons ATGTCTGCCGGCCTGGAAGATACAGACAATGTGTTTG ACCTGAACGAGGCAATCCCAGAGACCGAGCTGCTGGATAACAGCATTCAGAAAGGCCGAGCCCAGCTGTCCGTCAAAGCCCGGAGACATCGCCCTTCCCGGTCCCGTTACCGTGACAGCGTGAGCTCAACGGAGGGGGACGACAGCCTCGAGAGAAAG GGGCGTCGCTCTCCAGAGGATGAAAGAGAGTCATTGGCTGGTCCTCCACGGGGGCGGTACCACCAGCTGACCAATGCCACATCTCAGGAGGCTCTGGTGACCCCCAGCAGCTCGCCCTCCAGGTCCTGCCCCTCCCCCGACTGCTCTCGCGTGTACatgaggagaagcaggaggCCCGACAGCGAAG tgttggtTTCTGATTCAAGTCGGGATACTAGTCCAGCTGATTCGGGCAGTCCGACGGTCGTCTttgacaagaaaacaaagagacgcTTTTTAGACCTGGG GGTGACTCTCAGGCGTTCATATATTAGGGTGAGGAAAGACAAATCCAACAGGCTCTCTGTGGGAAGCAG AGAGCCGTCCGAGAGTCCATCTCGTTCGTCAGGATCCTTTGTACCGTTCTCCTGGTTCACTGAAGGACGGGGGTCACTATCCTCCTCTGGGACTCCCCCGTGCTCCCCGAAAACCACCCCGCTGAGCTCCCCGAGACCCCGCAAGTCTCACTCTCAG GAGTCGGCTCTCAGTGAGGAATTTTCTCCTCCTCAAacatcctcctccacctctcctcctgttGACTCTTCTTCCAGATCCTCCCATCCATACCACACCCTGTCCCAGTCATCTGatgag CCCTTGGATGAGCCGTCCTGTCCGGTGTCTTTGTGGACAACTCAGCAGGTCTGTCAGTGGTTGAAAGGACATAACATGGAGCAATACGTCCCAGAATTCAGTGCAAAAGACATCGACGGTCGGGAGCTGCTGCAGTTGGACGGGGCCAAGCTGAAG GGTCTGGGCGTGCTCAGTTCAACTGATCGCAGTGCTCTAAAGCGCCGCATCAAAGAAATTCTAAGTGCAGTTGACAAGGAAAGAAAAGCTCTGGACAAgatggagaaacagaaagaaaaacagcgaAGGAAAGACCAGGAACAGCACAGGATCTGA